Within Rissa tridactyla isolate bRisTri1 chromosome 4, bRisTri1.patW.cur.20221130, whole genome shotgun sequence, the genomic segment ACCAGCATCGACATGTGGTaagggggggacaggagggggccGAGGCTGGCCGGGCGGGGGTCTAGGGGGCTGCAAACACAGGGGTGGATCAGTGGAGGCGGTTCTCCCATCCCTGCTGACTCTCACACCTCCTCTGCTCCGCAGGGCCATGGGCTGCATCCTCGCCGAGCTGCTGGCCCACAAGCCGCTGCTGCCAGGCACCTCTGAGATCCACCAGATCGACCTCATCGTGCAGCTCCTGGGGACGCCCAACGAAAATATCTGGCCGGTGAGAGCGGTCCCTTGTTTGCTGTCTGCTCTGTCTGCTCTCCCTGCGTCCGCCTCACACTCCACTCCATCCCCCTCAGGGTTTCTCCAAGCTGCCCCTGGTGAGTCAGTACACCCTGCGGAAGCAGCCCTACAACAACCTCAAGCACAAGTTCCCCTGGCTGTCGGAGGCCGGCCTGCGGCTGCTCAACTTCCTCTTCATGTACGATCCCAAGAAGCGGTAAGAGCCTTCTGCAGCTCTGCATGGGCAGGAcctgggacaggcaggggaggaggaaaccTGCCTGCAGACAGGGCTGCCTGCCTTACGCTGCCCCTGTGacagagctgtccccagagctggggaCACGTCAGCACCTTTGGGGAGGTGCCTGCTACATCCCCTCACCCCCACAGGGCTACGGCAAAAGACTGCCTGGAGAGCTCCTACTTCAAGGAGAAGCCCCTGCGTAAGTAAATCCcccacagggcagggctggggtgttCTGGGCCCTGCTGAGCCTCCCTTTCTGCCCCGCAGCCTGCGAGCCAGAGCTCATGCCCACCTTCCCCCACCACCGCAACAAGCGAGCGGCCACCACCAGCGCAGGGACAGAGAGCCAGGCAAAGCGCAGCAAGCCCTGAGCCCCCGGCCCTCTGGAGGCATGGCGCGCACCAGCTAGGGTGGCTTTCCTCGGCCAAACAGCACCATTGCGTGGGCTCCATCCCCTCCCAGGACAGCTCTGAAATTCACTTCCCCTCCCCACACTGGCACGgggacagcctggctgcagcaggggagcGCTGTGACCCACTCCCCATACACATCTGCCCCGGAGCTGGGCAGGCTCCAGTGCGGGACTGGGCCAActgggggcaggagagaggagagatGGGGCCCCCCAGGAGAGGCTGGGACACTGGTGGGGCCAGCCATGTCCTGGGGGGCCCTTGGACAGTGCTGGTTGTGTGGGGTAACCCTGACTTTGCCATCAATAAAagcatctgccagcagcagcgTTGGGGAGTGAATTGCCTCGTCCCTTGGCTCTAGCTGGGCTGGGAGAAGCTACGGCCCTGCTCTGCTTCCCTTGTGCCACACATCCAGCCCCAGGGCCCAGGACACCCCCATGCTCTGCCTCCCAAAACTGGCCTTTAGCAGAGCCCGGCCTCCCTTTCCTGGGAGGCATGTGGTATCAGGCTGTGTCCTTCCCCGGAGTGGACACACTcaggctgctgctccccccaccgccccccagcagggcaggagcagaccACCACACTGCCAGGCAGACGCACTTTACTGAGATGCACCGAGCCATTTACAGTGGGAGCGCTGggcctggagcaggaggagcccaGCAGGCTCCTACCATTCCAGGGGCAAAGCAGAGCACAGCACGAGCCCTGCTACCTCCCAGCGGGGCAAAGTCAGTGTCCTTCGGGCTGAGCGTGGCTGTGTCCTTGTCCCCTTCCAGCCCCAGGGGCACAGGCGCAGCCAGCAGCAGAACCTTAGGGGTGCTAGGACCAGGGGCCGGAGCTGTCGGCCAGCAGCATGTCCACCTCTGTCCGCTGCAGCCACAGCCGCTGCTGTCTCTCGCTGCGCAGCTCCTGCCCGTGGTGGCGGCTGCGGCAGGCCTGCCCGGCCGCGCAGGCACCGGCGTGGAGCTGCTGGCAGGTGGTGCAGCAGTAGGAGGGCAGCACGCCCCGGCGCAGGCAGGAGTGCAGCTGGTAGCAGGGCAGCTCGGGGGCTTCCTGGGGGGCGGCGGAGGGCAAATCCTGGGCTTCCCCTGGCACCTGGGGGCTTCCGCTCCCCATGGCTAGAGCAGAGAGCGGGCTGCTGGCCCTGCCGAGCTCCTGCTCCAGGAAGAGgcgagaggaggaggaagtgtcTGGTTTGGGGTTGCCCATGGAGGGTACCGGCTCCTGCCCACACCCACTGTCTCCACAGCAGTCCCAGCCCCTCCTGGGCACATCCCGAGCGCCCCGCGGGCTGCCACGGTCCCTCCACAGTGCCAGGGTGGCTGCGTCCTCTCCCCCCGTGTCCTCAGGGCTGGCTGGCATCTCCTGGTAGAGATCTGCACCATCGCCACAGTCGCTGGCAGCCCCTTGTTGCTGCAGCATCTCCACGCAGGCCTCCACATCCCCGGCCAGCTGCcgtgcctccagcagctcctcaggACGCAGTTGGCGCGGCCGCAGCCGGTGCACCACCTCCACCAGGATCTCGCACTCCAGCCGGCAGGCGAAGAAGCCGCAGGCGGCGGCGACCAGCTCGGGCCCTGGGGGTAGGCGGGTGATGGCCAGGCGGTGCGGGTCGCGCTGTTCATAGCCCAGCCGGCCAAAGCTCCGCACCAGGTCAGCTTCGGGGAGCGCCGGGCGCAGCGAGTGCACATACGCGCCAGAGAAGGTCTGCAAAGAGAGGCGGGGGGTCAGGGTTGGAGACCCCCAGTGGgttcaccaccaccaccgctgCCCCCGGTGCATTTCGGGCGGCAGGTGCTCACCTGGACGGTGCCGAACTCCCTGCGCCAGGGGAAGAGGTAGAGATTGACGGCCGCCAGCTCCAGCAAACGGAAGGCGCCGGCCAGGCCCCGCAGCGCCGGCCCCGGGTCGGGGCGGCCCCGCAGCCCGCGGGCCAGCAGGGCCGGGCCGTCCTCCTGCAGGGCCCCCAGCAGGGCCGGCTCCGGCCCCAGCCGCTGCCGCAGCCTCTCCCCGAAGGAGGGGTCGGAGCaggccccggcgcggccccggcggaaCTCCCGCTCCAAGCAGCGCCGGTACTCCTCCCGGTACTGCTGCCCGCACTCCTGCCGCAGGGCCGAGCCCGCGCACATCCTGGGGGTGCGGCGGGGTCagaccccccccggcccgggcccggctccccccgcgtCCCTCCCGGCCCCACGCTCCGCACGGGCTCCGCTTCCGCTTCCCGCGCCACGCCCACCGCGCGCGCGACGTCACCGAGCGGGGCGGTGCCCACCCGAGGCCCCGCCCCTGCTGAGTCCGCGCCGGCAGCGCCCCCCAGCGGGCGGGAGGAGCAacgcccccgcccccggcgcgaGGGGGACTCCCGGGACCGCTCCGGCCGCGGGGGCTCGGCGGGTCCCGGAGGGACCGGGGATGGGGGGAGCAGCACCTGCCTGTGGCCCGGGGTGGCGGGGACAGGGTCCCCCCGGTGCCGCCTCCTCACTGCAGGGACTCCACGTAGGACAGGGCGCTCTGCAGGGACGTCAGGCAGTACCCCTCCTCCCCGATCAGGTACCTGCAACGCACCGTGCCACCGCCACCCCACCGTCACGGCCGGGACACCGCCACGGCCACCACACCGTCATGGCCAGGACACCGCCACGGCCACCACACCACCACACCGTCACAGCTGGgacaccaccatggccaccac encodes:
- the CDK10 gene encoding cyclin-dependent kinase 10 isoform X2, whose amino-acid sequence is MDNEKDGMPISSLREITLLLQLRHPNIVELKDVVVGNHLESIFLVMGYCEQDLASLLENMQTPFSEAQVKCIILQVLKGLQYLHENYVIHRDLKVSNLLMTDKGCVKIADFGLARSYGMPPKPMTPKVVTLWYRAPELLLGMTTQTTSIDMWAMGCILAELLAHKPLLPGTSEIHQIDLIVQLLGTPNENIWPGFSKLPLVSQYTLRKQPYNNLKHKFPWLSEAGLRLLNFLFMYDPKKRATAKDCLESSYFKEKPLPCEPELMPTFPHHRNKRAATTSAGTESQAKRSKP
- the SPATA2L gene encoding spermatogenesis-associated protein 2-like protein, encoding MCAGSALRQECGQQYREEYRRCLEREFRRGRAGACSDPSFGERLRQRLGPEPALLGALQEDGPALLARGLRGRPDPGPALRGLAGAFRLLELAAVNLYLFPWRREFGTVQTFSGAYVHSLRPALPEADLVRSFGRLGYEQRDPHRLAITRLPPGPELVAAACGFFACRLECEILVEVVHRLRPRQLRPEELLEARQLAGDVEACVEMLQQQGAASDCGDGADLYQEMPASPEDTGGEDAATLALWRDRGSPRGARDVPRRGWDCCGDSGCGQEPVPSMGNPKPDTSSSSRLFLEQELGRASSPLSALAMGSGSPQVPGEAQDLPSAAPQEAPELPCYQLHSCLRRGVLPSYCCTTCQQLHAGACAAGQACRSRHHGQELRSERQQRLWLQRTEVDMLLADSSGPWS